The genomic DNA TGGGGATATCACCCATTTCCTTTTGGATGGCCAGCATGCCACATGATGGAATCCCGTCTTTCTTAAAGATGGTATAGGGAGGTAAGTGATCAGCCACCTTCATTGTCTCGGGGGTCCAATCAAACAGGTCACAGTAAAACTTCCCCGCCACATCCGTATTCTTGGTCAATAGTTCTGTCCAGCAAAAGCTCCCGGCCTTCTCCTCGCAGTACTTCTCTGCTCGGGGACCTGCCTTGCTCTGCCATAAATTGAAGTTCGCCCCGGTTGGATCCTGAATCATAGCCGAATAGCCAAATTCTCCAATCTCATAGGGTGCATCCACAACCTTGCCGCCAACTTTCTCGGCTTTCGCTGCAACCAGCTTGATGTCCTCCACCAAAAAGTAGGACTGCCATATGCTGTGTTTGATGGCCGGCGTTTTGTGCTGAGTGACCATCCCTCCAACAGTCTTGTTTCCAAGTTTCATAAAATGGTAGGTACCCCCTGAAGGAGAAGGAACATTCTCTGAGGTCCAGGAAAATACCTTAGTGTAAAATCCTACTGCGCCTTTGGCATCCGTTGAAAGCAGGTCACACCATCCAAACATACCAATTTCTGAATTAGCCATTTTCACCTCCGGACGGTAGTTTGTACTTCTCCAAGAGACCCGTCGAGTTTTGTCTTCGTTAAGTTTCGCATTTCAGTCCATAGGCCTAATGCAAACCGACAATCTCAGTCACGAGCTTCGAAATATCACCCCATCACAACGACCATAAGCGACACCGCATGAAGATCGATGTTCAACACACCCTGTTGACCGAAATTTGGCGAACTTGGTAAGCTGAAATGGTGAAACCGCCTCTTACTTCGCCTTCATTTTGCCCAGCCCCCTGGACCACCTTGGCCTCCTCCAACGACGGTTGTGTTCAGCTTTGCTGCAGAGCCCTCAAACCACTGGTTGATGAGTCGGGATTGCCCTTGCCTTTTGCGAACAGTTCATTCGAATCCATTTGGAATGGCACTGGTTACCAAAATGCTAGGGCGGCAATGCTTCGTGGAGATCGTCTCCCCTACTGTGGGCGCTGCTATCAGGAAGAGGAAAGAGGGCTCGTCAGTCGACGACAACGAAGTATTGAGAACAATCTCCGCCAACGAGGTCCGGAGGCCTTTCAGGATTGGTTGGGTCGACTTCAATCTGAAGGCGGTCAGACCCAGGAGCGCCCGAGCCATGTGGAAGTCCGACTGGGAAGTAAATGCAATTTGCGCTGCCGAATTTGCGCCCCTGAATTCAGTCAGTTGATTCGCAAGGCGATGGAACAGCTCACTCAGCAGGGCTCGATGTTGCCAGAGTTTTACAGGGAAAACCTTAAGCTCAGCCAAAGCCGCGACGATCAATCTTGGCAAGTGGACTACGTTGAAAAGATTCTCGCCAACAGCTCTTCAATCAACAGCATGTACTTTGCCGGTGGAGAACCTCTTATCACGGCGGCCTACCAAAGGCTTGTAGATGAAGTCATTAAATCGGGAGATGCCGGGCACATTAGTTTGACCGTCAACACCAATGGAACCATCGCCACACCCTATTGGCTAGAGGCCTTCGAGGCTTTTGAATCCGTAGAGTTGTACGTAAGTCTCGACGGCATTGGCCCATCTGTTGAGTACCAAAGAACGGGACTGAGTTGGCCGGTCGTTGCAGACAATATTCAGAAGTTTCTGAATATTGATCAAAACATCCGGGTTAAGATTTTCCCCACCTTGTCAATTCTTAATATTGCCGAGATTGGCTCTCTTTTGTCTTGGTATGGAGAACTCCAAGGCAAACACCGTCCTGATTCGCTCACTCTTCAAGTGAACGTCCTGCATACGCCCCGATTTCTACAGGCCGTACTTCTTCCCCACGAACACGTATCGGAGATTCGCAGCCAGGTGGATGAAATCGCAAGATCCTTCCCTACCTTCCAGACTGATGACGGTCTGTCGGCAATCAACAAGATTCAAACTGTGTTGAATCAGTGTGGACAGAAGGAATTTACTAAGGAAATTAAGGAGCTGTTGGCCTATACAGAATTGATGGACAGCCACTATGACCAAAAATTGGCCGACCACTGCCCGGCGACAGGCCGGGTTTTTAGAACTCTAAACAACTCTATTGGTTGTTGCGAATAAACTGAGCTTTTGCCTTAGTGATACATTTTTTGAGTTCGTCAGCATCGACATTTTGCCCGCTAACGCCAGGCACCTGACACTGAGAAAATACAGATCGCATCATCGCCTGGCAAACAGGCTCACTCATGTTTACTGGACACAAGTCACCAATCGAATCGGGCTTCAAGCCTGACAACCGCCGCATCAACACACTATAGAGCAGTGCCATGGTGATGGCACCCATCAGGACATAGCGAATCAATGGGTGTCGAAAAAGAGAAAAAACTGAACTCACGCCCGTTCCCGGACCGACTCCACGGGTGTAATCGGCCAGACCTCCATGCCCTCGAACTTCATACTGTTCCCCATAAGCCGGAAAGCGACGGGCAAATTCACGCTTAAGAAAGTTAAAAGTCTCCTGCTCGGACTCATCAAATTCATGATCCGCCATGAATATAGACTTTGCGGTTTTAACTAGCTGTGAGAAATCTCGATGGTCCGTGATATGATCTAGAACCTTTTCGAGGACAATCCCATGTTCCAAATCTTGATCTAGGGTGATTCGTTGGGCTGTCGACAGATTGAGGTTCGCCGTCATGCGATGAATGACAGCTTTTTCCTCGTCCGTCACCTTTCCATCCACATGCACGAGGGCAACAACCGCTCTCCACATGGAAAAATGACTAAGGTTTAACCCCTCGCTCTGATGGGAATCCGATTGATCCTGTTGCTTGCTCATCATCTGCAATTAAAGTGAAGCCTGGTCACACAGACAACACTTGACCCATTGCGGTGGCTATTCCTATTCTTGATCCATGGGCGAATCAACCGGGGCACCGACCCAACCAGGCTCTCTTACTTTTGGCCGCAAAGTCGACTTTGCGGAGTCCGCCTGGAAACATCTCACCGCCCACCTGCCACTATCTCTCGCTGTTCGGGAACTCATGCGATTGAGAGCTCTGTTTGAAATGGGAGCCATTCAAAAGCCGATTCTCGATGTTGGCTGCGGTGACGGGCTATTTTGGGAAAATCTTATCCAGAACATTCGCGAAGGGGAAAAGGTGTCTTTAAAGGGGTTGATGGGAATAGACATTGATACCCACGAACTCGGCCTTGCCTCATTGCGACTTCAGTCTCGCGGCGTTGAGGTCTTGCAAAGGGATATATCCCTCACCTCTCCACTCGAGGGGCAGGCGGACCTGAGCGAGCAATTCAAAACTGTGATCGCCAACTGCTCCCTTGAGCACGTTCCAAAGTTGGAGCCAGCTCTTAGGAATATTCTTGGTTACCTGAGCCCCAACGGCCAGTTTGTCTTATTCGTTCCCGCTCCCAACTGGACCGAGAACCTCCACATTCGCCAGAACTTTCATCGCCTGTCGCCCCGGCTCGGCGGACTGGTGGGAGGGTGTTTTGACGGTTTTTTTCAGCATCGCCATCTTTATCCGGCCACGGTATGGAAATTTCTCCTGGAGGGTATGGGTTTTAAGGTGCAAACGATTCTCGGACTCGGCAATCAAAGTGCCAATCGGTTGTTTGAGCGCCACTTACCCACAGCATTCTTGACATTTATCCACAAAATGATCTTCAAATCCTACCCAGGCCTGCTACGATCCCGGCCCACACCCAAATCCAAACTGGTTGGCGAGTTTCTTCAATCCATCACTGATGGGTCGATAGTTCAAAGCGACCTGGGACAATCAGCAGTGATCGAGTACTTTATTATATGTCAGAAGTAAAAGAGCAAAGCGACTACTTTGCCAATCACGAGGTGGCCGTCAAATGGCCATTTACGATCTATCACAGCCCAATTGAAGAGAACGTGCAGCTGTACCTCCAGAAGATAGCGCAAAGATCAGAGAGCCTGCCAACGGCCCTTAATCTCGGGTGTGGCTGGTTTGGAAGTTACCCTCAGCTCAAATCCCTAGCCCACTGGTCCGCCTGCGACTTGGATCCTCGTTGTGTCGATGTGGTTCATCAACGATATCCAGAAGTGGATGCCTTTACGTGCAAGCCAGTTCCCGAGCTATCCCCTGGGTCCTACGATGTGATTATTGCCAAAGAAGTCATTGAACATGTCTTGAATCCGAGACAGTGGGTCCAGGCCTTGATCCATGGCCTGAAACCAGGAGGACACCTCTTGCTTTCAACACCCAACTACGGAATTTCGCTGTTGCCATTTGTCGAGTATACAATTCTTGAACTCATTGCTCGCCGACAGGGTTTTTCCAGATTTGATATTCACCCAACAAAATTCACCGGCAAACGCCTCAAGACCCTCTTAGAGGATGCCTGTCCTGAGGGTTCACAGATTCACATTAGAAAATTGAGCCTGGGAATGGTGCTTTTCGCAGATGCGGAACTGCCAAAATAATCAGACAGAACAAAAAGCAGAGTGCGGAAAGCTTCCATGCCCACCTCCATCCAGGGGGTTCAAATCGAAACTGCAAAGTGTGAACACCCTTTGGCCAGTAAACCGCAGAATTGGCATAGTCTGCCAAATAGATCTCCACGGATACACCATCCAGAGTCGCCCGCCAATTAGGATGAAAGTTCTCGCGAATAACAAGAATACCATCTTCATTGGACTCCCCTTGCCAAGTCCATTGATCACTCACATACTCTTGAGTAGTGAGATTGAAACCTTCCTGTCTTTCATCCGCGGCTGACAAATCCGACACCATTGGCAATACTTCACCGGCAATTTGCCGCCCCTCATTTATCTCTAAGACCACCGGAAAGGATGAGTCTCCACGCCTTTTGACCAAATCAAAAGCCTCTTCGGCGCTTTTGGCCCTGATACCACGAGAGACAAAGGTTACACCCTGGTCTTCCCGTTGAATTTTTAGTACCACAAGGTTAAGATCTTCAGCAAAGCCCACTGGCTGAACAAATCCTTTATCAAAATAGGTCTTGAGATTCTTTTCACGCGGATTCAAGGTGGAAAGCACATATCCCAAATTCAAAATTCGAGACCAGGTGGGCAGATCTCTAAAAGTTTCGGCACCAATCAAACCTTCCGTCCTCCTGGGTACAATGGTTTCATAACCAAAAGCATACCGGGCACCATTCAGCAGTCCCCAATTGTGAGCCCACACCTCGCGAAATGAACGAGAGCCGAATCTGTCCAGATTGCCGTCGCGAAGGATTCTGAACCGGTTATGACCATCCAATCGGATTGCCTTGGTCAAGCGTTGCGAGGGTTGAAATTGTACTGATTCAGTTGTGTTGTGAGCAGGTGCGAAAGCCAACATTTCAACTAAAATAAAAAGGGGCAAAATTATCTGTCTGCAACCATGAGGGAAGTTTACCTGAGTGGATCGTAAAAGACCGAAGGTGATCAGACTGGCCCCTCCCAGTACGAGGTGGACCCACCGGTCTCTGATCAGTTGAGAAGCTGCATTTTGAGCGGCGGCACCCAAAACCTCCCAGTTGGCTACCAACTCCCCGTAACTTGGAAGAAGGAGAACACTCGCTAAGGCCGATAGGAGATGGAGAGCCCCCACCACAAACCAAATCCACGTGGAAAGTCCCCGTTTTTGTGCCGATTCAACAATCAACCAATGCCGAAGACTAATGAAAAGCCAAATCACAATCGCGTAAAGAATGAATTTTTCCGGGTAACGAAGCTTGCTGTAGGCGGATAAATGGCTATGTAAGAACTCGTGCAAAGGAAAGTACTGTCCCAAGGATAGCAACACAAAGAATATGGCACCGGAAATGAGCATCCAGGTCGAAATCCGTCTCTTGCTTTGCCAAAGGGATAGGACACCAATCACCAATGGAAATAGACCCACATAAAGAGAATGAAACCAAAATCTGCTACCAGCATAGGCATTCGCCAGAGGTCCACCCCAAAAACTCTGATTAAACACCTGTCCAAATAAATCCGGAAATCCCAATGTCAAGAGACGCAGAGGGTGAAGGGAGTAATAGTTACTGCGCTCCAGCGTGAACCCTCCTCCCCTTCTTGTCGCGGCCAGATTCTCCATCGAAGGTACAAGGACCACTGCCGCCAATAATAAGGCAATTAGGATTGTTGCCAAAAGACCTATGCCGATGAAAACCCGGCCCCTTTCTTTTACGCCGACCAGTTGCCAAATTGCCAACCCGAAAATGACCACAATGAATATGGCCGCAGCAACCCAATCCCCATGGTGAAATAACAAGCTCAAAAACAATCCCGTCGCCACCAAACTTCCCCAGTTAGCCTGACGAACCGTCCTAGTGAGCGACCAGCCCAACCATGGGTAAAGGGCAACACCCAGAAATATTGGAGACCTATCCACCAGGGATAGAAATGGACCAAGAAAGGCAAAGGACCAGGCAAAGGCAAGCGCCGAAGGGCACTGCAGTTTCCATTCGCGGGCAAGGACATACCCGCCCAGCCCGGCGATACCAATGCCAAACCCTAGGTTAGCCAGCATGGCCTCATAGCCACGAAAAGCCAGATAAAAAGGTGCCGTTAGCGGCGAAAACACCTCATGAGCAGGAGAAGCCAATTGATAGATACCGCCAAACAACCCCTCATTCCATAAGGGTAAATGGCCCTGCTCCACCTGGCTCCATATCCATCTTTTAAGAACATAAAAGAGGTGGCTGGTATCGGAGGACCAGTAGTAATGACCATTAAGTGGGGCCCACAACAAATATATGAAGGGCACCAGAAAAGCCAGGAGGGGGAACAGCCAGCGGAATTTCTTCTCCATATTCTCAAGAGTAATTCCCTGATCCCAAAAAAGCCAGCAGCCCTGGGCCTTAAGTGTGTGAAATCTAGAGATATTCTCAACCACAAGGAGTCAAATTCTGCTTGTCACCCCGACCTTTATTGGCTAATGCTTGTCCTCACATTTCCAGCCTTCCATGCGCCCGTAGCTCAGCTGGATAGAGCGTTAGCCTCCGGAGCTAAAGGTCAGAGGTTCGAATCCTCTCGGGCGCGCCAATTGAAAAGCGCCGTAGGCGCGACTTCAATTGGCGTAAGGGATGAGCGTAGGTAGCGCAGCCGTGCCAATTGCACGGCGCGATGGCAAGCGAAAGTCTACACCGAGCGCACAGAAGCGCGAGGTCCTATCCGAAAAGCGCCAACGGCGCGGGGTAGTCCTAATATCGTCTCCAAGGAAAACGGATTCCTTGGTCCTCACCCAAATCCCCCTATTCATAAGGGCTTCGAGAGTAAGTGTCAAAAATCCTGACTCCCAACTAATAAAACAGGTGTCGAAGTTATGACCACATGATTCCGGGTAAGTATCCGTAATCAGAATCCGCAAGTCGGAACCGGAATTGCTATTGTATTTAGCCAGAGGTAGGCCACGTCAAAATTGAATAGAGCGAATGAACATCAGGCACGGGCAGGATGCCCGGGGGATCGTAAGATGATGCAACAGCGACTTCACCTGTGGATAGCAGGAGTATTATTTGTTTTAACCTGCGGAACACCAACCGCATGGGCCAATTACCCATCTGAAATCAGGATCGATGGCTACAACATGGCCGGAGATAGTGACCTAGATGCAGAGTTAGATGCTCTTCTCGCGCCAGAAGTGCGCCCTCTTTCTCAGACTGAACAAAAGGTCTTGGATGAAAGCCTGGACGAGTCGGACGCGGTCGAGGAAGAACTCACTCGGGCAGGAAAGTTGAAGCCAAGAATTCCATCGGAAAGTGGCTCCAACAGGGACTTGGCCTCAAAAGCGCCGCCTAAAGTGATCAAAACTACGAAAAAGAACATCAAGAAGGACTCAAAGCGCAGGAACAAACAGGCCGCACTGAAATCAGCAAAGAAATCATCAAAAACGAAAGTGGCAAAGAAAGCAGCCGAAGAACCACCACCAACACCGATTCCAGTTATGACGAAAGAAGAAAAGAAGGAGCTACTTAATCCAACCGTGGTCACGCAAAAAAAGCGCAAAAGAAATCTCAACAGAAATCGCAACATTGTTCGTATTGATTTTAAAGAAAAGTAAATGGCCGGCCGCCTAGCGGTGACGGTCTTTTTTGCTTAACAACACCACCTGGAATTCCCGATCTTGCTTTTCCTTGGTGGTGTTTGTTTTTTCCCGATCTTCCGCTTCCCACTTCAGGTCGTTCTTGTCAACAATCTGCTGAGCCTGCATTTCATGCTTGCGAAGCTCGGAATCGAAATCAAGCGCTTGAGCCGGCAGACCCACTACACTCACCAAAAGACCCACCATTGCTACAATTGCCGAACTCAAGCGCATGATTCCTCCATTGTCTTTAACCTTCAGCTCACCCGCTTACTTAATCCAAAAAGCAAGAGCGTCCCCTTTCAAAAGACACACAGTCTTTTGAACCAACAATCGTCTCATATAGCTGTTTGAAACAATTCCCAGAAGAAGCCGCTATTGGTCCCTATATTCAAAAAGTGGACCAGGCCCGTAAGGCATTGAGCTTATAATAAAAGTGCCTGTGTCAGCGAAATCTCTGTTACTTCACTCGACACAGGCTGTAAGAACTTCAGACCAATTGGGGGGTTTGGTTCTTTTTAGGACCGATGCGAGGCGGTTTTGCGGCGGATTTCCCGCAACTCCTCATCCAGAAAGTAAGCCGCACTCTCACCGGATTTTCGCACTCGATAGATTAAATTCTGAGCCTGAGCATAGCGTCCATGACCCATCAGCATGCTGACATAGGCGCGGACGACTTGAATCTGCAGCACCTCGGGTTTGATCGACAGAGCCAAATCAAAATACTTGGCTGCCTCGTCAACTTGGCCCAGGGCCGCATTTACTTTGGCGTACTCATAGATCATTTCATGATCGCGCCCCCCAGCCTCTACATAGACTTTAAGGACGTGTGCCGCTCTCTTCCAGCGCCCCAGTTGTGATAGGATCTTACCCAAGCCAGATAGATACTTCTGCTCTTGGGGCCGGATCTTGACTAGTTGGCCGTAAGTCTGGGCCACGCACTCGTGATTAAGCCGCTCACGGCAAATCTCGACCCTGCGCTCTAGGTCCTGGGCGGTTGCCAAGCCTGACAACTCCTTGCCCTTTATGACAAGAATTTCACCGGCATAGTGATCCCATTGAATGACATGAATAAAGCCGAGCACCAAAAGTGCCGCTGCTACCACCAAGGTCAGAGCTGTACGCAGGTCTCGCTTGTGCTCAGCCTGCCGGCTTCGCAAGGAGCTGGTCCAGCCACATTCACAGACGGCCATTTCAAGAAAAACCCGATTACCATTAATTTCACGCCCACAAGCTGGGCAATGCAGATATGATGATTGATTCATTTTGACTAACCCCTATAACGTCCCGGATTGGTTCACTGAGAAAAGTCCCACACGACTTCTCCTGCTTTCTGACTCGCACAATGTGTGCCTGACCAAAGCCAATATTCGCTGACAAAAGTTCGGCAAACTAACCAGGCCCTTCGCACTGAGCACATTTTTGACAATCTCAACCAAATTCGACGTTGCACATCATCCAGTGATTTCCTAGTCTCTGATACATGATTTGGCTTAAGGACACGGCCGGCTTTGTTCGCAAATTGATCCGATTTCTCAGAGACTCTGAGTTACAGCTGCTGGCTTCGAGTATGGCCTTCATTTCGGTCCTCAGCCTCGTCCCGTTGTTGACGGTCAGCCTCTATGTGTTTCAGCAGTTGGGTGGTTTTGAGGAGTCAATGTCCCAGCTCCGCCCCCTAATTTTCAATTATTTTGCCGAAGGAATTGGCAACGAAGCCGTAAGCAAACTTGAGCAGCTGGTCGACCGTCTGCGCGGTGGATCCATTAGTTTTTGGGGGTCGATTGCACTGTTCATCGCCTCACTAAAACTGCTAAATGATATGGAAATGGCAGTGCAAAAGATCTGGGGAAACTCCAAACTAAGACCCATATGGCAAAGGGCGGTTTACTACACCCTCATTATTACCCTTGGTCCAATCCTGGCCGCCGTTCTTCTTGGCCTCCTCAGCTGGAAGAAGCTCATGTTTACTCAGATCCTACCGGATAAGACTCTTGTTTTGGCTCTTGCTTGGCTAGCCCTGTTTTTGTTGATTCGCTATCTACCTAAATGCCAGGTTAAAAGTAAAGCCGCACTGATTGCCTCAGCCTTCACCGCTCTCGCCCTCTTTGTCATGCAGATTTTTTATCTGAAGATCACCAAGTCCCTGTTTATGTACGACAAAATCTACGGATCCTTGGCCACGCTTCCCGTTTTTCTTATTTGGATTTACGTCAATTGGACGCTATTTCTCTTTGGTCACGCCTTATGTGCCTCTCTTCAACAGTACTGGGCGGATGATTGAGGGATCAGTGAGTGATGGTAAACTCATCCAAAATCTGGGCGTTTTCCCCGAAGGCCGTTCCCTGTATTCCAGTTTCACTCAACTTAAGAAACCAGGCATGACGTTTTGACTCAGAAGTTTCCAGATACCACTCCTGGCGCGCAGACCGAACGCCCTGGCCCCAGCAGCCATCACCAATGAAAATCGTGCCGTCCTTTTCAACTTTACTGCCATTTCTTAAGGGGAAGGTTCGCTTGACTGTGTGATCGTGATTCTCCATCCCCAAGGTCAAACGGAACTGGTCAAATAATGGTAGCCAGTATTTGCGACCTTCTTTGGACAAGAATGTATTAAAACTTCTATGACTGGGATAGAGGGGGACATGATAAAGGGCAATTTTGGATGGCCACTTTTCGTATTTCTGAAGCTCATTTCCCAGCCACTCAGTTTGATCACCGCCATGGCCTACAACATGACCCGAGTCCAAAACAAATAGTGCTGTATGGAGTCCGAGCTCGCGAACGAAATAAGGCTGAAGACCCTCCTGGGGAAAAAATCGAAAATAGTAAGGAGCGCGGTCGAGAGGATCTCCCCCGGAACTGCTGACCTCATGATTTCCTACGGCCACAACCATTGGAATCATGTATCCATCCGGGTCTTCAATAATAGTCTTTAGGCGCTCAAACCACCTCTTCCACCTCCAACCGTTCGAGAGCCATCCATTGGCATAGGCAATGTCACCACCCACCAAATAGAGTTGAGGGCGCATGGTCAACAGAGGGCGAGCAATATCCGAGTAATGTTCACTAATATTCATGTCCCCCCCCTGAATAACACGAATTTCGGAGCCGTCCTCGGGAAGGGTGCGGAATTTATACTCGCGGCTATAGCCATTGTCTGGATCGCCAACAATGAAGTAATAAGTGGTGTCAGGAGTGAGACCGGTCACAGTGAGTGAATGGATGGAATAGGGATAGGATGAAATGGACTCTCCTTGAGCCATCAAGGTCCATCGATACTGATCCGGTACTCCTCCCCGTGATATCTGGTCAAAATGAATCGTACTTTGCAGAGAGCCTTGGTGGGTTTGATAGTGAACTCTCATTGCTCTCGCCGACTGTGGCGAAGCAAGGGTCAGGTACACATGCTCCACGCTGCTCACATTTTGCGCCGCAATGGGAATATAAAAAAGCCCGATCGCGGGTAGTAAAAACACCAACCACCTAAATCGATTTCCTGTCATCCTTGACCGCCCCCAAATTCACCAACCATGGACCTTTCAGGCCCTCAACCAATCCTAGCCTGGGGTCATCGGAATTTTGAATCATTTTATTTTTCGCAGAGAAATCTCGACTAGAGGGTCGGTATATAGGGGGCGGAGGGCCTCTTTTCCAACCACTTAACAAACTCACTACGGCAAGCGTCATCGAGATAGGTGATTTCAATGCCGGAAATGGACTTGCCCCCAGACTGCCCGTTCTTCCGCCAACGCACAATGCCAGCCCCGCGGACCTGAGGAATATTCGGATCATGGAGGTTTAAATGAAAACGAATCAAGTCATCTACGACCCAGGGCTCATTACCATGGGCCACTGAAAACCCACCGCGCCCAAATCCAATGTTGCCACTGGAAATCTTATCGTCAAAGCCCAACTCAAATTCCGGTTCAACCGAGGGAGGCCTCTTCCACAACTCGTCCAAAGTTACGATGGCCTTACGAATAGCCTCTAGCATACCCCTTGAATCAAAGGGTTTGGAAAAAAAACCATCGGCACCCTTGTTGTAAAGCTCCTCAACTGGAAGATCCGCATAGCCTGATATCACTAAGACTTTCGGGTGATTCACATCCTTGGCTTTTATGGCCTCAAGCAACTGAACACCGCTCACCTTAGGCATCCGAACATCGGTAATAACGAGTTGAACAGTTTCATTGTTGAGAAGATCGAGGGCCTCTTGTCCCCCGTTAGCGGTAAGAGTCTCATAGCCGAAGATCTCGAAATAACTGGCGATGGAGTGGCAAAGATCCACT from Pseudobdellovibrionaceae bacterium includes the following:
- a CDS encoding VOC family protein, with the translated sequence MANSEIGMFGWCDLLSTDAKGAVGFYTKVFSWTSENVPSPSGGTYHFMKLGNKTVGGMVTQHKTPAIKHSIWQSYFLVEDIKLVAAKAEKVGGKVVDAPYEIGEFGYSAMIQDPTGANFNLWQSKAGPRAEKYCEEKAGSFCWTELLTKNTDVAGKFYCDLFDWTPETMKVADHLPPYTIFKKDGIPSCGMLAIQKEMGDIPSHWLPYVFVDNCDDTLHKARQAGGHEVMPTTEIPTIGKFAVFKDTQGAVLACMSK
- a CDS encoding twitch domain-containing radical SAM protein — encoded protein: MVKPPLTSPSFCPAPWTTLASSNDGCVQLCCRALKPLVDESGLPLPFANSSFESIWNGTGYQNARAAMLRGDRLPYCGRCYQEEERGLVSRRQRSIENNLRQRGPEAFQDWLGRLQSEGGQTQERPSHVEVRLGSKCNLRCRICAPEFSQLIRKAMEQLTQQGSMLPEFYRENLKLSQSRDDQSWQVDYVEKILANSSSINSMYFAGGEPLITAAYQRLVDEVIKSGDAGHISLTVNTNGTIATPYWLEAFEAFESVELYVSLDGIGPSVEYQRTGLSWPVVADNIQKFLNIDQNIRVKIFPTLSILNIAEIGSLLSWYGELQGKHRPDSLTLQVNVLHTPRFLQAVLLPHEHVSEIRSQVDEIARSFPTFQTDDGLSAINKIQTVLNQCGQKEFTKEIKELLAYTELMDSHYDQKLADHCPATGRVFRTLNNSIGCCE
- a CDS encoding TerB family tellurite resistance protein, translated to MMSKQQDQSDSHQSEGLNLSHFSMWRAVVALVHVDGKVTDEEKAVIHRMTANLNLSTAQRITLDQDLEHGIVLEKVLDHITDHRDFSQLVKTAKSIFMADHEFDESEQETFNFLKREFARRFPAYGEQYEVRGHGGLADYTRGVGPGTGVSSVFSLFRHPLIRYVLMGAITMALLYSVLMRRLSGLKPDSIGDLCPVNMSEPVCQAMMRSVFSQCQVPGVSGQNVDADELKKCITKAKAQFIRNNQ
- a CDS encoding methyltransferase domain-containing protein, which gives rise to MGESTGAPTQPGSLTFGRKVDFAESAWKHLTAHLPLSLAVRELMRLRALFEMGAIQKPILDVGCGDGLFWENLIQNIREGEKVSLKGLMGIDIDTHELGLASLRLQSRGVEVLQRDISLTSPLEGQADLSEQFKTVIANCSLEHVPKLEPALRNILGYLSPNGQFVLFVPAPNWTENLHIRQNFHRLSPRLGGLVGGCFDGFFQHRHLYPATVWKFLLEGMGFKVQTILGLGNQSANRLFERHLPTAFLTFIHKMIFKSYPGLLRSRPTPKSKLVGEFLQSITDGSIVQSDLGQSAVIEYFIICQK
- a CDS encoding methyltransferase domain-containing protein, translating into MSEVKEQSDYFANHEVAVKWPFTIYHSPIEENVQLYLQKIAQRSESLPTALNLGCGWFGSYPQLKSLAHWSACDLDPRCVDVVHQRYPEVDAFTCKPVPELSPGSYDVIIAKEVIEHVLNPRQWVQALIHGLKPGGHLLLSTPNYGISLLPFVEYTILELIARRQGFSRFDIHPTKFTGKRLKTLLEDACPEGSQIHIRKLSLGMVLFADAELPK
- a CDS encoding YihY family inner membrane protein, with the translated sequence MIWLKDTAGFVRKLIRFLRDSELQLLASSMAFISVLSLVPLLTVSLYVFQQLGGFEESMSQLRPLIFNYFAEGIGNEAVSKLEQLVDRLRGGSISFWGSIALFIASLKLLNDMEMAVQKIWGNSKLRPIWQRAVYYTLIITLGPILAAVLLGLLSWKKLMFTQILPDKTLVLALAWLALFLLIRYLPKCQVKSKAALIASAFTALALFVMQIFYLKITKSLFMYDKIYGSLATLPVFLIWIYVNWTLFLFGHALCASLQQYWADD
- a CDS encoding fibronectin type III domain-containing protein; the encoded protein is MTGNRFRWLVFLLPAIGLFYIPIAAQNVSSVEHVYLTLASPQSARAMRVHYQTHQGSLQSTIHFDQISRGGVPDQYRWTLMAQGESISSYPYSIHSLTVTGLTPDTTYYFIVGDPDNGYSREYKFRTLPEDGSEIRVIQGGDMNISEHYSDIARPLLTMRPQLYLVGGDIAYANGWLSNGWRWKRWFERLKTIIEDPDGYMIPMVVAVGNHEVSSSGGDPLDRAPYYFRFFPQEGLQPYFVRELGLHTALFVLDSGHVVGHGGDQTEWLGNELQKYEKWPSKIALYHVPLYPSHRSFNTFLSKEGRKYWLPLFDQFRLTLGMENHDHTVKRTFPLRNGSKVEKDGTIFIGDGCWGQGVRSARQEWYLETSESKRHAWFLKLSETGIQGTAFGENAQILDEFTITH
- a CDS encoding response regulator, translated to MGSEKVRLLIVDDEVDLCHSIASYFEIFGYETLTANGGQEALDLLNNETVQLVITDVRMPKVSGVQLLEAIKAKDVNHPKVLVISGYADLPVEELYNKGADGFFSKPFDSRGMLEAIRKAIVTLDELWKRPPSVEPEFELGFDDKISSGNIGFGRGGFSVAHGNEPWVVDDLIRFHLNLHDPNIPQVRGAGIVRWRKNGQSGGKSISGIEITYLDDACRSEFVKWLEKRPSAPYIPTL